ACTCACATAATATCCAATTGACCAGAAATGTCGATTCCCAAATTTGTATTTCAAATTCGCATGTCGATCGAATATCATTAATGCACTCTTTCCTTTTAGATAACCCATTATATATGACACACTATACTTGGGTGGTATGGATAGCAGAAGATGGATATGGTCG
This Anaeromusa acidaminophila DSM 3853 DNA region includes the following protein-coding sequences:
- the tnpA gene encoding IS200/IS605 family transposase, which gives rise to DHIHLLLSIPPKYSVSYIMGYLKGKSALMIFDRHANLKYKFGNRHFWSIGYYVSTVGLNEATIKKYIREQEKADQMMDKISVKELEDPFRGS